One window of Mangrovibacterium diazotrophicum genomic DNA carries:
- a CDS encoding DUF4861 family protein yields MNSRIAFFLVLLAGLWTACSSPVSTTITNPLNEEVNELVVEITAPEILQKAATMKHFKLMDGDTEVPYQLIADGDQISSILAQVNFAPNEEKTISITSGHPAEFAKKTQAEISIKEGGVWEWVKKKSGKEQYEYIGGTWKNVDSLWVDPKHTDHSFDIRYEGPGWESDKIAYRFYLDWRNATDIFGKKTDSMVLQQVGLDGFDSYHEMSDWGADILKVGDALGIGTIAHWANGKANRVAVTDSLYSEITMNGDLESKVTTHYMGWEFDGGKTDLTSVLTIKAGSYLTKCDLTSSNPIDSLATGIIRLPDTEILQSAEGDGEWAYYATFGVQSLNKDHLGMFIFYKKDQLEVLAEDVKSHVIVLRPEDQKLTYYFGGAWELDASNMNNTDKLKVFLDHQLAMMNAGLIK; encoded by the coding sequence ATGAACTCTCGTATTGCATTCTTTTTAGTGCTGCTGGCAGGGCTTTGGACAGCCTGCTCATCACCAGTCAGCACAACAATTACGAACCCGCTGAACGAAGAAGTCAACGAGTTAGTTGTTGAAATTACGGCTCCCGAAATCCTGCAGAAAGCAGCGACAATGAAGCACTTCAAATTGATGGATGGTGACACTGAAGTTCCCTACCAGCTTATTGCCGACGGAGACCAGATTAGTTCGATACTGGCACAAGTAAATTTCGCACCAAACGAAGAAAAAACAATCAGCATTACAAGCGGACACCCGGCAGAATTCGCAAAGAAAACCCAAGCCGAAATCTCAATTAAAGAAGGCGGTGTTTGGGAATGGGTGAAAAAGAAAAGCGGAAAAGAGCAATACGAATACATTGGCGGAACCTGGAAAAACGTCGATTCTTTGTGGGTTGACCCAAAACATACCGACCACTCCTTCGACATTCGTTACGAAGGCCCGGGTTGGGAATCGGATAAAATTGCTTATCGCTTCTACCTCGACTGGAGAAATGCAACTGACATCTTCGGTAAGAAAACAGACAGCATGGTTCTGCAACAAGTCGGCCTTGACGGTTTTGACTCGTACCACGAAATGAGCGACTGGGGTGCCGACATACTGAAAGTTGGAGATGCTTTAGGAATCGGTACAATTGCGCACTGGGCAAACGGCAAAGCAAACCGCGTGGCTGTTACCGATAGCTTGTACTCCGAAATCACGATGAATGGCGACCTCGAATCGAAAGTTACCACCCATTATATGGGCTGGGAATTCGACGGTGGAAAAACTGATCTGACTTCCGTGTTGACGATCAAAGCCGGTAGCTACCTGACCAAATGTGATTTGACCAGCAGCAACCCGATCGACAGCCTGGCAACCGGAATTATTCGTTTGCCGGATACTGAAATTTTACAATCAGCTGAGGGCGACGGAGAGTGGGCCTACTATGCCACATTCGGTGTGCAGTCGCTTAACAAAGACCACCTGGGCATGTTTATCTTCTACAAAAAAGACCAGCTGGAAGTGTTGGCGGAAGATGTAAAAAGCCATGTGATTGTCTTGCGCCCTGAAGATCAGAAATTGACTTACTATTTCGGTGGCGCCTGGGAACTTGATGCCTCAAACATGAACAACACAGATAAACTGAAGGTATTCTTAGATCATCAATTGGCGATGATGAATGCCGGACTGATTAAATAA
- a CDS encoding glycoside hydrolase family 28 protein — translation MKTSYLIILCLFVFGFSACKSKPLQLDSQEEILARISAPEFPENNFQITDFGATSDSLADCKPAIDKAIQACAEAGGGTVIIPAGIWYVEGPIHFESNINLQIDEGATLRFSSNPASYLPVVATSWEGTLVYNYSPLIYAYGKENIAITGKGTIDGEGSKTFAGWHGQQKPDQLLSRDMNHQNTPVEERIFGEGHFLRPQLVQFYNCKNILVEGVKIEDSPFWCIHLLMCENATLRGLTYDAQNKNNDGIDPEYSRDILIENINFNNNDDNVAVKAGRDDEGRAMQRPSENIIIRNCHFKGLNAVVMGSEMSSGVRNVFVENCDAAGYAQRGIYLKSNPDRGGEISNIFVKNVHLGEVKDCFMVTSNYHNEGTDFPTNIHSIYLENVSCKKAIKYGIYIKGHELKDVHDFVIKDFKVDSAGRGVHVEHAENIRFENVVVNNEEVVWDPVKLLENASTDYDY, via the coding sequence ATGAAAACCAGTTACCTAATCATTCTTTGCCTGTTTGTTTTTGGTTTTTCAGCCTGTAAGTCAAAACCATTGCAACTGGATAGCCAGGAAGAAATACTGGCTCGCATTTCAGCTCCCGAGTTCCCCGAAAACAATTTTCAGATTACCGATTTTGGAGCAACATCCGATTCATTGGCCGACTGTAAACCGGCCATCGATAAAGCCATTCAAGCTTGCGCTGAGGCCGGAGGTGGTACCGTAATCATTCCCGCTGGTATTTGGTATGTTGAAGGTCCCATTCATTTCGAAAGCAACATCAATCTTCAGATTGATGAAGGAGCCACCCTGCGGTTCAGCTCCAATCCGGCGTCCTATTTGCCGGTCGTTGCCACAAGTTGGGAGGGAACGCTTGTGTATAATTACAGCCCCCTGATTTACGCTTACGGAAAAGAAAATATTGCCATAACCGGCAAAGGCACCATCGACGGCGAAGGCTCGAAAACATTTGCAGGCTGGCACGGTCAACAGAAGCCCGACCAGTTGCTCAGTCGCGACATGAACCACCAAAACACACCGGTTGAAGAACGGATTTTCGGAGAAGGACACTTCCTCCGCCCGCAACTGGTTCAATTCTACAACTGCAAAAACATCCTGGTTGAAGGTGTTAAAATCGAAGACTCTCCTTTTTGGTGCATTCACCTTTTGATGTGCGAAAATGCAACCCTCCGAGGTTTGACTTACGACGCCCAAAATAAAAATAACGACGGCATCGACCCCGAGTACTCACGCGATATCCTGATCGAAAACATCAACTTCAACAACAACGACGACAACGTAGCCGTGAAAGCCGGACGCGATGACGAAGGCCGGGCCATGCAACGGCCGAGCGAAAATATCATCATCCGCAACTGTCATTTCAAAGGCTTGAATGCAGTGGTGATGGGGAGCGAAATGTCATCGGGGGTTCGTAATGTTTTTGTTGAAAATTGCGATGCTGCAGGCTACGCACAACGAGGAATTTACCTGAAATCAAACCCTGATCGGGGTGGCGAAATCTCGAATATTTTTGTCAAAAATGTACACCTCGGGGAAGTGAAGGATTGCTTCATGGTAACGTCGAACTACCACAATGAAGGAACGGATTTCCCGACAAATATTCACTCCATCTACCTTGAAAATGTAAGCTGTAAAAAGGCCATCAAATACGGAATTTACATCAAAGGGCACGAGCTAAAAGATGTGCATGACTTTGTGATCAAGGATTTCAAAGTAGACAGCGCCGGCCGTGGCGTACATGTTGAACATGCTGAAAATATCCGTTTCGAGAATGTTGTGGTTAACAATGAAGAGGTGGTTTGGGATCCGGTAAAACTGCTTGAAAATGCGAGCACCGACTACGACTACTAA
- a CDS encoding alpha/beta hydrolase, whose protein sequence is MKNQLVILLTVLLFPLAGFSQNEFPRDTSYAVWSDWQKIKKDYPEVIPVAEFKSDQFLTLPNQVYRVRDNRILRMDVFIPNCDPGKKRPLVMMIHGGGWRSGDKSHLVPLAQKLAMEGYVTASVEQRLSMEALYPAAPQDLKEAIRYLKHNCDVYGIDTTRIAVLGASSGATMASLMATTGTIDKFDDPESVYPHHTAEVQALINVDGVVDFTDPNESAKDTNPDKPSAGALFFGCTYKECPEKWVEASPIQYAGKDTPPTLYVNSAQPRFHAGRDELFKVLDQYGIYHEQHTIDNSPHTFWLFHPWFEDTHSFILNFLNHVFQ, encoded by the coding sequence ATGAAAAATCAACTAGTAATCTTATTGACCGTTCTTCTATTTCCATTAGCCGGATTTAGTCAAAACGAATTTCCAAGAGATACATCCTACGCCGTTTGGTCCGACTGGCAAAAAATAAAAAAAGACTACCCCGAAGTTATTCCGGTTGCAGAATTCAAAAGTGATCAGTTTTTGACGCTGCCCAACCAGGTTTATCGGGTTCGCGACAACCGAATTCTGCGCATGGATGTCTTCATCCCCAACTGTGATCCCGGGAAAAAGCGCCCTTTGGTGATGATGATTCATGGTGGAGGCTGGCGTTCGGGTGACAAATCGCACCTGGTGCCTCTGGCTCAAAAGCTGGCTATGGAAGGATACGTGACTGCCAGTGTTGAGCAGCGCCTTTCGATGGAAGCGCTCTATCCCGCGGCTCCTCAGGATTTGAAAGAAGCCATTCGCTATCTAAAGCACAACTGCGATGTTTACGGAATAGACACGACCCGCATTGCCGTGTTGGGTGCCTCGTCCGGGGCAACCATGGCGAGCCTGATGGCGACAACCGGAACTATCGACAAATTCGACGATCCGGAATCGGTCTACCCGCATCATACAGCCGAAGTACAAGCGCTGATCAATGTGGACGGCGTTGTCGATTTTACCGATCCCAACGAAAGCGCGAAAGACACCAATCCGGATAAACCATCGGCGGGCGCCCTGTTTTTTGGCTGTACTTACAAAGAGTGCCCGGAGAAATGGGTTGAAGCCTCACCTATTCAATATGCCGGAAAAGACACGCCCCCGACCTTGTATGTCAACAGCGCGCAGCCTCGCTTCCATGCCGGCCGCGACGAGCTTTTCAAGGTACTCGATCAATATGGAATTTACCATGAACAACATACGATTGACAATTCGCCACATACTTTTTGGCTTTTTCACCCGTGGTTTGAAGATACACATTCATTTATTTTGAACTTCTTAAATCACGTCTTCCAATAA
- a CDS encoding glycoside hydrolase family 43 protein — MKFKNLNLLFALFFVVATQLQAQPWNADLGNGKYKNPILFADYSDPDVCRVGDDYYMTASSFNCVPGLPVLHSKDMVNWELIGYALEQLPPVDHFNTPQHGNGVWAPSIRYHEGELYIYWGDPDFGIYMVKAKDPAGPWSEPVLVKEGKGLIDSCPIWTEDGKAYLSYAFAGSRAGVKTVILMTEMTPDGTKAIGNSVLIFDGHDGHTTCEGTKLYQHGDYYYIMFPAGGVKPGWQIATRSKNIWGPYEMKVVLHQGDTDVNGPHQGALVVQENGDSWFYHFQDRWAYGRVVHLQPVTWVDGWPIPGVDTNKDGIGEPVTEWTKPDVGKTYPATPLVTTDEFNGHEWGLQWQWHANPTVYFGYMSANLGYLRLNCIAQPEDYKSLWQLPNLFLQKFPAPDFTATTKLTFNNHEEDDRTGLLVMGEDYAYIGLHQVAGKLKLVQRSCKDARTGGLEKQHASIDAEHNEIYLRVTVKHVPNSPEHDATAQFSYSYDGKKFKDFGDEFKPRAGRWIGAKIGLFATSTSVTNDAGYADIDWFRVE; from the coding sequence ATGAAATTCAAAAATTTAAACTTACTCTTCGCGCTGTTCTTCGTTGTGGCAACGCAACTGCAAGCTCAACCATGGAATGCGGACCTCGGCAATGGAAAATATAAAAATCCAATCCTATTCGCCGACTACTCTGACCCGGATGTTTGCCGCGTTGGCGACGACTATTATATGACCGCGTCGAGTTTTAACTGTGTGCCCGGCTTACCCGTTTTGCACTCAAAAGATATGGTTAACTGGGAACTGATTGGTTATGCGCTGGAGCAATTGCCTCCGGTCGATCACTTCAATACGCCTCAACACGGAAACGGTGTTTGGGCTCCATCCATCCGCTATCACGAAGGTGAATTATACATCTACTGGGGAGATCCCGACTTTGGAATTTACATGGTGAAGGCCAAAGATCCCGCAGGCCCGTGGAGCGAACCAGTATTGGTAAAAGAAGGAAAAGGCTTGATTGACTCGTGCCCGATCTGGACCGAGGATGGCAAAGCTTACTTGTCATATGCATTTGCAGGAAGCCGTGCCGGCGTCAAAACCGTGATCCTGATGACTGAAATGACGCCCGACGGAACCAAAGCCATCGGCAATAGTGTGCTGATATTCGATGGACACGACGGACACACCACCTGCGAAGGAACCAAATTATACCAACACGGCGATTATTATTACATCATGTTCCCGGCCGGCGGTGTAAAACCAGGCTGGCAAATTGCTACACGGTCCAAAAACATTTGGGGACCATACGAAATGAAAGTTGTGCTTCACCAGGGCGACACCGATGTCAACGGACCGCACCAGGGCGCGTTGGTGGTGCAGGAGAACGGCGACAGCTGGTTCTATCACTTCCAGGATCGCTGGGCATACGGACGCGTTGTGCACCTGCAACCGGTTACCTGGGTTGACGGATGGCCAATCCCCGGAGTTGACACCAACAAGGATGGTATTGGCGAACCCGTAACTGAATGGACCAAACCGGATGTTGGCAAAACTTACCCGGCAACTCCCCTGGTTACAACCGATGAATTTAATGGTCACGAATGGGGACTTCAATGGCAGTGGCATGCCAACCCAACCGTCTATTTTGGTTACATGTCGGCAAACCTCGGTTACCTGCGCCTGAACTGCATTGCGCAACCGGAAGATTACAAGAGCTTGTGGCAACTGCCCAACCTGTTCCTGCAGAAATTCCCCGCTCCGGATTTCACGGCAACAACCAAACTAACCTTCAATAATCACGAAGAAGACGACCGTACCGGCTTGCTGGTAATGGGAGAAGATTATGCATACATCGGACTGCACCAGGTTGCAGGGAAACTAAAACTCGTGCAACGCTCATGTAAAGATGCGCGTACCGGCGGACTTGAAAAGCAGCATGCTTCCATTGATGCGGAGCACAACGAAATCTATTTGCGCGTCACCGTGAAACATGTTCCCAACTCGCCGGAACACGATGCAACAGCACAATTCAGCTACAGTTACGACGGAAAGAAATTCAAAGACTTTGGCGATGAGTTTAAGCCACGCGCCGGCCGGTGGATCGGAGCAAAAATAGGACTTTTTGCAACCAGCACCTCGGTGACCAACGACGCTGGCTATGCCGACATTGATTGGTTCCGGGTGGAATAA
- a CDS encoding rhamnogalacturonan acetylesterase, giving the protein MKARVILLAAITLLFGACQSSEQSKEKEEQHVKIYMIGDSTMANKEENRRPETGWGMVFSEFFNDKVEVDNHAVNGRSSKSFIGEGRWDKVYEQLQPGDYLFIQFGHNDQKFKSPDRYTNPFTTYRANLERYVTEAREKGAIPILLSSIVRRNFNEYGCLIDTHTDYPLVTRLVADDMDVPFIDLQRLTEFRVTELGPDDSKKLYNWLEPGENPNYPDGVQDDTHLNNEGAHEVAQMVINELKKKDILTNYIK; this is encoded by the coding sequence ATGAAAGCAAGAGTGATTTTACTTGCTGCAATTACGCTACTTTTCGGAGCATGCCAAAGCAGTGAGCAGAGCAAAGAAAAAGAAGAGCAGCATGTGAAAATCTACATGATTGGTGATTCCACAATGGCCAATAAAGAAGAAAACAGAAGACCGGAAACCGGTTGGGGAATGGTTTTCAGCGAGTTTTTCAATGATAAGGTAGAAGTTGACAACCACGCGGTAAATGGCCGAAGCTCGAAAAGTTTTATTGGTGAAGGCCGATGGGATAAAGTTTACGAGCAATTGCAACCCGGCGATTACCTGTTCATCCAGTTCGGTCACAACGACCAAAAATTCAAGAGTCCGGATCGTTACACCAACCCGTTTACCACTTACCGTGCAAACCTGGAACGCTATGTTACCGAAGCACGCGAAAAAGGTGCGATACCAATTTTGCTGTCATCAATTGTTCGCCGCAACTTCAATGAATATGGATGCCTCATCGACACCCATACCGATTATCCGCTGGTTACGCGTTTGGTTGCCGACGACATGGATGTTCCATTCATCGACCTGCAACGTCTGACTGAATTCCGCGTGACTGAACTTGGGCCGGACGATTCGAAAAAATTGTACAACTGGCTCGAGCCGGGTGAAAATCCCAACTACCCGGATGGCGTGCAGGACGATACTCACCTGAACAACGAAGGAGCTCACGAAGTAGCTCAAATGGTAATCAATGAGTTAAAGAAAAAAGATATTCTGACGAACTATATCAAATAA
- a CDS encoding helix-turn-helix domain-containing protein, with amino-acid sequence MHTEIKTYGLVDKAGQPTDFILKDMGALYDSFGGQADRPHRHDYFTILLIEKAKGVHAVDFKSYDLFDHCLFFIYPGQVHQLIAEGRPEGWVINFSQLFLVQHSIPDRMINDVYLFNKHGETPPLPVSEDNFQHYKDIIRQIQQYSQLDSSMKDDALGALLKLMLVQSNSHCSLQKEKNPQTIEAGNQLVRHFKELIEKHYNELHKVSDYADMLAVTSDYLNKSVKSITGKSAKEFILDRILVEAKRVLLFTETTNKELAFQLGFEEPSHFSNFFKRYTNSSPLDFRNAARQA; translated from the coding sequence ATGCATACCGAAATAAAGACATACGGCCTGGTGGACAAAGCGGGCCAGCCCACTGATTTCATTTTGAAAGACATGGGCGCCTTGTACGATTCGTTTGGCGGGCAGGCCGACCGCCCTCACCGTCACGATTACTTCACCATCCTTTTGATTGAAAAGGCCAAAGGAGTCCACGCTGTTGATTTCAAGTCGTATGATTTATTCGATCACTGCCTGTTTTTCATCTATCCGGGACAAGTGCACCAACTTATTGCCGAAGGCCGTCCGGAAGGTTGGGTCATCAACTTTTCACAACTCTTCCTGGTTCAGCATAGCATTCCCGACCGAATGATCAATGATGTGTACCTGTTCAACAAACATGGCGAAACGCCACCGTTGCCGGTTTCGGAGGATAACTTTCAACATTATAAAGACATCATTCGCCAGATTCAGCAGTACAGTCAGCTCGATTCCAGCATGAAGGACGATGCACTTGGAGCCTTATTAAAACTGATGCTGGTACAAAGCAACAGCCATTGCTCGCTGCAAAAAGAGAAAAACCCGCAAACCATTGAAGCGGGAAATCAACTGGTGCGTCATTTTAAAGAGTTGATTGAAAAACACTACAACGAGCTACACAAAGTGAGCGACTACGCCGACATGCTGGCAGTAACGAGCGACTACCTGAATAAATCAGTAAAATCAATCACCGGGAAATCGGCAAAAGAATTCATTCTGGATCGCATCTTGGTTGAAGCCAAACGTGTGCTGCTTTTCACTGAAACCACCAACAAAGAACTGGCTTTTCAGCTCGGCTTTGAAGAACCATCGCACTTCAGCAACTTCTTTAAACGATACACCAATAGCTCCCCATTAGATTTTCGCAACGCAGCCAGACAAGCCTAA
- a CDS encoding pirin family protein, whose protein sequence is MKTILHKASTRGHANHGWLDSHHTFSFANYYNPERVHFGALRVLNDDTIAGGTGFGTHPHDNMEIISIPLSGAIEHKDSMGNKAVIETGEVQVMSAGTGIFHSEYNKNKDVTAKFLQIWVFPDRKNVTPRYDQISIRDLEKENEFFQILSPSPEDQGVWVHQQAWFSLGNFTANTETSYQFHSGTSGLYVFVLKGKAEVAGTELADRDGLGIWDASSVDFKVEEGTQLLLMEVPMNLN, encoded by the coding sequence ATGAAAACAATTTTGCACAAAGCCAGCACCAGAGGACATGCCAATCACGGTTGGTTGGATTCTCACCACACTTTCAGCTTTGCCAATTATTACAACCCCGAACGGGTTCATTTTGGCGCGCTGCGAGTGCTCAATGATGACACCATTGCCGGGGGAACCGGATTCGGAACTCACCCGCACGACAACATGGAAATTATCTCCATCCCGCTTTCGGGAGCCATCGAGCATAAAGACAGCATGGGTAACAAAGCTGTGATTGAAACGGGCGAAGTACAGGTGATGAGTGCCGGAACTGGTATTTTCCACTCCGAATACAACAAGAACAAAGACGTTACCGCTAAATTTTTACAAATCTGGGTTTTCCCTGACCGTAAAAATGTAACGCCGCGCTACGACCAAATCTCGATCCGTGACCTGGAAAAAGAAAACGAGTTTTTCCAAATTCTTTCTCCGAGCCCGGAAGACCAGGGAGTTTGGGTACATCAGCAAGCTTGGTTTAGCCTAGGTAACTTTACCGCCAACACCGAAACGAGTTACCAATTCCACAGCGGAACCAGCGGCCTGTATGTTTTTGTACTGAAAGGCAAAGCCGAGGTAGCCGGAACAGAATTGGCCGATCGCGACGGTTTGGGAATCTGGGATGCTTCATCAGTCGATTTTAAAGTTGAAGAAGGCACACAATTGCTCCTGATGGAAGTACCGATGAATTTGAATTAA
- a CDS encoding YceI family protein, whose amino-acid sequence MKTVKVLLAVVALTLGYGVQAQTLKVDASKSEITWLGKKVTGEHSGTIDVKSGELKLDGSAIAGGEFVVDMTSIKNTDLTDAEWNGKLVGHLKSDDFFAVEKYPEAKLVITKKAPFSGDKATVTGDLTIKGTTHPVTFDVTKDGKVYTAEITVDRSKYDIRYGSKSFFDNLGDKVIYDDFYLTVKLAVE is encoded by the coding sequence ATGAAAACAGTTAAAGTATTATTAGCAGTAGTCGCGCTGACTCTGGGTTACGGAGTACAAGCGCAAACATTAAAGGTTGACGCATCGAAAAGTGAAATTACCTGGTTGGGTAAAAAAGTAACAGGCGAACACAGCGGAACCATCGACGTGAAAAGCGGCGAGTTAAAACTAGACGGTAGCGCGATTGCCGGTGGCGAATTTGTGGTTGACATGACCAGCATTAAAAACACCGACCTGACAGACGCCGAATGGAATGGTAAATTGGTTGGCCACTTGAAATCAGACGATTTCTTCGCAGTTGAAAAATACCCGGAAGCGAAATTGGTCATCACGAAGAAAGCTCCGTTCTCAGGCGACAAAGCAACTGTAACCGGCGATTTGACCATCAAAGGAACCACTCACCCGGTAACTTTCGATGTAACAAAAGACGGTAAAGTTTACACAGCTGAAATCACTGTTGACCGTTCAAAATACGACATTCGCTATGGTTCTAAATCATTCTTCGACAACCTGGGAGACAAAGTGATTTACGACGACTTCTACCTGACCGTGAAATTGGCGGTAGAATAA
- a CDS encoding RBBP9/YdeN family alpha/beta hydrolase, whose translation MKYFTLPGYGGSGAEHWQTFFEKNLPHCERVEQADWDNPNCMEWVNTLEQKIAQCEDEEIVLLAHSLGCITLAHWVARFQRKIKAALLVAPPDLENQEHNFQSYLPTPLTTLPFKTILVSSDNDPWIKKERAEYMAKQWGSDFVLLPNAGHINAVSGYGEWEDGLKLVQKLTTD comes from the coding sequence ATGAAATATTTTACACTTCCCGGCTACGGCGGATCAGGAGCAGAACATTGGCAAACTTTTTTTGAAAAGAACCTTCCGCATTGCGAACGGGTTGAACAAGCTGACTGGGACAACCCCAATTGCATGGAATGGGTCAATACACTGGAGCAAAAAATCGCCCAATGCGAGGACGAGGAAATTGTTCTTCTGGCGCACAGCCTGGGCTGTATTACACTTGCCCATTGGGTTGCGCGTTTTCAGCGGAAGATAAAAGCTGCACTACTGGTTGCTCCACCCGATCTCGAAAACCAGGAACACAACTTTCAGTCATACCTTCCAACTCCATTGACGACTTTACCCTTTAAAACGATTTTGGTGTCCTCTGATAATGATCCGTGGATTAAAAAGGAACGGGCTGAATACATGGCCAAGCAGTGGGGCAGCGATTTTGTTTTACTCCCGAACGCCGGACACATCAATGCCGTTTCTGGTTATGGCGAATGGGAAGACGGCCTGAAGCTGGTGCAGAAGTTGACCACAGATTAG
- a CDS encoding Ig-like domain repeat protein, translated as MKPSIQFGLLLLGLVICSCASFRSPVSGLYNQQPEINKEAEKVSVLFVFRHYKQSVGYDVVPKLSTPYLNGFGQIFNGALDEFSNIEKFETWSLTANSINDSRENAELNDLKSQYDYVIDMKFSKENSFVSFSIGTLIEIGGLTLIPYRFRDKYKAEFSVSDNAGNLLATYNREAHLDTWVQAFLLVVYPFHNDQENGEELYLECMHDIFRQIESEGVLAKKAR; from the coding sequence ATGAAGCCGTCAATTCAATTTGGTTTGCTCTTGCTCGGGCTGGTTATATGTAGCTGCGCAAGTTTCCGCTCGCCGGTGAGCGGGCTTTACAACCAGCAACCGGAAATAAACAAAGAAGCGGAGAAGGTTTCTGTCTTGTTTGTCTTTCGACATTACAAGCAATCGGTCGGCTACGACGTGGTTCCCAAATTAAGCACACCTTACCTCAATGGATTCGGTCAGATTTTCAACGGCGCGCTGGACGAATTCAGCAACATTGAGAAATTCGAGACATGGAGTCTTACGGCAAATAGTATAAATGATTCGCGTGAAAATGCGGAATTGAATGACTTGAAAAGCCAATACGACTATGTTATTGATATGAAATTCAGCAAAGAGAATTCGTTTGTCAGTTTTTCGATCGGAACGTTGATCGAGATTGGTGGTTTAACGCTGATTCCTTATCGATTCCGGGATAAGTACAAGGCGGAGTTCAGTGTGAGTGACAATGCCGGAAACTTGTTAGCGACCTACAATCGGGAAGCACACCTGGACACCTGGGTGCAAGCGTTTCTGTTAGTTGTTTATCCGTTCCACAACGATCAGGAGAATGGCGAAGAATTGTATCTCGAGTGCATGCACGATATCTTTAGACAGATCGAATCCGAGGGGGTGTTGGCAAAAAAAGCCCGCTAG
- a CDS encoding 2OG-Fe(II) oxygenase yields MEPENFFHQFEAIIDGIVDHNYAVVEGLFEQEVLTGLKQELLRLLKEEEFKRAGVGNQFNLTEERAIRSDKIHWIENGTEQPSESAFVDRIGQFSNYLNRTCYTGIHDWEFHYACFEKGNFYKRHLDRFKNDESRKFSVVTYLNEDWKEEDGGTLVLYLPSGDVKVTPRWGTTVIFKSELIEHEVLPANRNRYSVTGWLK; encoded by the coding sequence ATGGAGCCGGAGAATTTTTTTCATCAATTCGAAGCGATTATTGATGGAATTGTAGATCACAACTATGCTGTTGTGGAAGGGCTTTTTGAACAGGAGGTATTAACTGGTTTAAAGCAGGAGTTACTTCGGTTACTAAAAGAGGAAGAGTTTAAACGTGCCGGAGTCGGCAATCAATTCAATTTGACAGAGGAGCGAGCCATTCGATCGGATAAAATCCACTGGATTGAAAATGGCACAGAGCAACCGTCCGAAAGCGCATTTGTCGATCGGATCGGGCAGTTCAGCAATTACCTGAACAGGACTTGCTATACGGGGATTCACGATTGGGAATTTCACTATGCCTGTTTCGAAAAAGGAAACTTCTATAAACGGCACCTCGACCGGTTTAAGAATGACGAGAGCCGGAAGTTTTCGGTGGTTACTTACCTGAACGAAGACTGGAAAGAGGAAGACGGAGGCACGCTGGTGCTCTATTTGCCTTCGGGAGATGTGAAGGTTACGCCCCGCTGGGGAACGACCGTTATTTTTAAGAGTGAACTGATTGAGCACGAAGTGTTACCCGCAAACCGAAATCGTTATAGCGTTACGGGTTGGTTGAAGTAG
- a CDS encoding cysteine hydrolase family protein, translating to MKALLIIDMQRIAFNPMTSRHDAEGVIERINQLSERFREEWMPVIFIQHDGTAEGYCMPGSREWEIIPELTRQPDDIVISKIANDAFYNSSLQSILTKCGVDELVVTGCATDFCVDATVKGGLSRDYKITVIKDGHTTANRPQITARLVIDYFNYLWSEMAPTNEKIKLQSCSEFLTERPVLA from the coding sequence ATGAAAGCTTTATTAATTATCGACATGCAGCGGATTGCGTTCAATCCGATGACATCAAGACACGACGCGGAAGGGGTGATTGAACGTATCAATCAGCTTTCCGAGCGGTTTCGGGAGGAATGGATGCCCGTTATTTTTATTCAACACGACGGCACCGCCGAAGGCTATTGCATGCCGGGTAGCCGGGAGTGGGAAATAATCCCCGAATTGACGCGACAACCTGACGATATTGTTATTTCCAAAATAGCAAACGACGCTTTTTATAATTCTTCACTTCAAAGTATACTGACCAAATGTGGGGTTGACGAATTGGTGGTGACCGGTTGTGCAACCGACTTTTGTGTTGACGCGACGGTGAAGGGCGGTTTGAGCCGCGACTATAAAATCACGGTGATCAAAGATGGTCACACCACGGCTAATCGTCCGCAAATTACCGCGCGACTGGTAATTGATTATTTCAATTATTTATGGTCGGAAATGGCTCCGACCAACGAAAAAATCAAACTACAAAGCTGCAGCGAGTTTCTTACTGAACGGCCGGTGCTTGCCTAG